From the Salinimicrobium tongyeongense genome, one window contains:
- the rpe gene encoding ribulose-phosphate 3-epimerase: MKERLIAPSVLAADFGNLQRDLELVNNSEADWFHIDIMDGVFVPNISYGMPVLAAIQKHAKKTIDVHLMIVDPDRYIKEFAALGANNLSVHYEACTHLHRTLQAIKAEGMKAGVAINPHTNVSLLEDTIQDIDLVCVMSVNPGFGGQSFIENTYKKVSQLKEIIERNNAPTLIEIDGGVTSKNAAQLVKAGADVLVAGSFVFKAENPTQTIKELKDLVNS, from the coding sequence ATGAAAGAAAGATTGATAGCCCCTTCGGTTTTAGCCGCCGACTTCGGAAACCTTCAGCGTGACCTTGAATTGGTAAATAACAGTGAAGCCGACTGGTTTCACATAGATATCATGGATGGTGTTTTTGTTCCGAATATTTCCTACGGAATGCCAGTTTTGGCCGCCATTCAGAAGCATGCGAAGAAAACCATTGATGTACATCTCATGATTGTAGATCCAGACAGGTACATCAAAGAATTTGCTGCACTGGGAGCTAATAACCTTTCGGTACATTACGAAGCCTGTACCCACCTTCACAGAACGCTTCAGGCCATTAAAGCAGAAGGCATGAAAGCCGGAGTGGCTATTAATCCGCACACCAACGTGAGTTTGCTAGAAGACACCATTCAGGATATTGACCTGGTATGCGTGATGAGTGTGAATCCCGGTTTTGGAGGGCAAAGTTTTATCGAGAACACTTATAAAAAAGTGTCGCAGCTCAAGGAGATCATAGAGCGCAACAACGCACCCACGCTTATTGAAATAGACGGTGGCGTGACCAGTAAAAATGCGGCACAGCTGGTAAAGGCCGGGGCCGATGTTTTAGTTGCAGGTAGTTTTGTTTTTAAAGCTGAAAACCCAACCCAAACCATCAAAGAACTTAAAGATCTTGTCAACTCCTAA
- a CDS encoding sigma-70 family RNA polymerase sigma factor encodes MRQLKITKQVTNRETASLDKYLQEIGKVDLITADEEVELAQRIKAGDDRALEKLTKANLRFVVSVAKQYQNQGLTLPDLINEGNLGLIKAAKRFDETRGFKFISYAVWWIRQSILQALAEQSRIVRLPLNKIGSINKINKTFAFLEQSHERPPSAEEIAKELDMTINDVKESMKNSGRHVSMDAPLVEGEDSNLYDVLRSGESPNPDRELLHESLRTEIERALETLTPREADVIRLYFGLGDQHPMTLEEIGETFDLTRERVRQIKEKAIRRLKHTSRSKILKTYLG; translated from the coding sequence ATGAGACAACTTAAAATTACGAAGCAGGTAACAAATCGTGAAACTGCTTCGCTAGATAAGTATTTGCAAGAAATTGGTAAAGTTGACCTTATCACCGCAGATGAAGAGGTGGAATTGGCGCAACGTATTAAAGCGGGTGATGACCGTGCTCTCGAAAAACTTACAAAAGCGAACCTTCGTTTTGTGGTGTCTGTAGCGAAACAATATCAAAATCAGGGATTAACCCTACCCGACCTTATTAATGAAGGAAATCTTGGGTTAATAAAAGCTGCCAAGCGATTTGATGAAACCCGTGGTTTCAAATTCATATCCTATGCCGTTTGGTGGATTCGCCAGTCTATTCTTCAGGCTTTGGCCGAGCAGTCGCGTATTGTTCGTTTACCGCTCAACAAGATTGGCTCCATAAACAAGATCAACAAGACTTTTGCTTTCCTTGAGCAATCACACGAGCGCCCACCAAGTGCCGAAGAGATCGCTAAAGAGCTTGATATGACCATTAATGACGTAAAGGAATCCATGAAGAACTCCGGCCGTCACGTATCTATGGATGCTCCTTTGGTAGAGGGAGAAGATTCTAACCTTTATGACGTTTTACGTTCGGGTGAATCTCCAAACCCAGACAGGGAACTCCTGCATGAGTCTTTGCGCACAGAGATTGAAAGAGCTCTTGAAACCCTTACTCCCCGTGAAGCCGATGTTATCCGTCTTTATTTCGGCCTTGGAGATCAACACCCAATGACTCTTGAAGAAATTGGCGAGACTTTTGATCTAACCAGGGAAAGGGTAAGACAAATTAAGGAAAAAGCTATCAGAAGGTTAAAACACACCTCAAGAAGCAAGATATTAAAAACATACCTGGGTTAA
- a CDS encoding PepSY-associated TM helix domain-containing protein has product MCQPEFQKTVQQLFRRPLLYFMNNRKVLKYHSYAGLIAGFFLVLMGLSGAILVFQQDIDDYRWQEYIEVEDSSGLHIDRGISTIQKNYPGWDTRLIHFEEQEALIFNLRNTTKRFFVFVHPSSGEVIKELNELTTFTRWLLKFHYSLQAGPVGRTIVFVVGVLFLFSLISGIYLYRKNIFKTLFFKTPVLRKNKRTFYSSLHRIVGTWALLLNFILVITGVLLSWSVVVAGFKTSAAPNSPVVRAQVGSLLKEIQQELPDFQPTYIRLPLRPDASLVIYGIFDDDPFFYSEFFNHVSADYLSGEIKGITKIQEANLGTKILSSVLPLHFGQYGGIWIKLLYCITGLSGPFLSITGFLIWRQGKPSKKTKRKKYFYYL; this is encoded by the coding sequence TTGTGTCAACCTGAATTCCAGAAGACCGTACAACAGCTTTTTAGACGGCCTCTTCTCTATTTTATGAACAACAGGAAAGTTTTAAAGTACCATTCTTATGCCGGGCTCATTGCCGGATTTTTTTTAGTTTTAATGGGCCTATCGGGTGCCATTCTGGTTTTTCAGCAAGACATAGACGATTACCGATGGCAGGAATATATTGAAGTAGAAGACTCTTCGGGTTTACATATTGACCGCGGTATTTCCACAATTCAGAAAAATTATCCCGGCTGGGACACCCGCCTCATTCATTTTGAAGAACAGGAAGCACTCATCTTCAATTTGAGGAATACCACCAAAAGATTTTTTGTATTTGTGCACCCATCGAGTGGGGAGGTCATCAAAGAGCTCAACGAACTCACCACCTTTACACGCTGGTTGCTAAAGTTTCACTATTCCCTGCAGGCCGGGCCTGTAGGCCGCACAATTGTGTTTGTGGTTGGCGTACTCTTCCTCTTTTCACTCATCAGCGGAATTTACCTCTACCGGAAAAACATCTTCAAAACGCTCTTTTTCAAAACCCCTGTACTCAGGAAGAACAAACGCACATTTTATTCTTCCCTGCACCGCATTGTAGGTACCTGGGCTTTACTTCTGAATTTTATTTTGGTGATCACCGGCGTTTTACTTTCCTGGAGTGTTGTGGTGGCAGGCTTTAAAACTTCAGCTGCCCCAAATTCCCCGGTAGTTAGGGCACAGGTAGGAAGTTTACTGAAAGAAATACAGCAGGAGCTTCCCGATTTCCAGCCCACGTACATCAGGCTTCCGCTTCGCCCTGATGCCAGCCTTGTCATCTATGGTATCTTTGATGATGACCCTTTCTTTTATTCTGAATTCTTCAACCATGTTAGTGCCGACTATCTTTCCGGAGAAATAAAAGGAATCACAAAAATCCAGGAAGCCAATCTGGGAACAAAAATTTTAAGCAGCGTGCTCCCATTGCACTTTGGGCAATACGGTGGCATTTGGATCAAGCTTTTATATTGTATTACCGGCCTTAGCGGCCCCTTTTTATCTATTACCGGTTTCCTGATATGGAGACAGGGAAAACCCTCTAAAAAAACAAAAAGGAAAAAATATTTTTATTATCTTTAA
- a CDS encoding polyribonucleotide nucleotidyltransferase, with protein MIPKTFKEVINLEDGRSISIETGKLAKQAHGSVVVQMGDAMLLCTVVSNYNKSTADFFPLTVDYREKFAAAGRYPGGFFKREARPSDGEVLVMRIVDRVLRPLFPSDYRYETQVMIQLMSHDEEVMPDALAGLAASAALQLSDIPFETPISEARVGRINGEFVINPSRSQLAESDIDMVIGASADSVMMVEGEMKEISEEEMAEAIKFAHEAIKQQIEAQKRLADAVGRKPVREYAVAESDEDLFAKVREAAYQKIYDIAKGAYSKHERSDAFSAVKDEVLEMFSEEELEEKKDLIKNYFNKVEKEAVRELTLAEGLRLDGRKTDEIRPIWCEIDYLPSVHGSALFTRGETQALATVTLGTSREANMIDMPTHQGEETFYLHYNFPPFSTGEAYPIRGTSRREIGHGNLAQRALKGMIPEDCPYTVRVVSEVLESNGSSSMATVCAGTMAMMDAGIQMKKPVSGIAMGLISDGDRYAVLSDILGDEDHLGDMDFKVTGTADGITACQMDIKVKGLSYEILVKALKQARAGRLHILDKLTDTIAEPKPSVKAHAPKMEKVEIPGEFIGAVIGPGGKVIQEMQKETGTTIVIEEVEEMGIIEILGVNQEMIDEVKKRIKAITFKPEVGKVYEVKVVKMLDFGAVVEYKEAKGNEVLLHVSELAWERTENVSDVVNMGDEFEVKYLGIDPKTRKPKVSRKAILPKPEGFQSRPPRDRDNNRDGGRRDNRDNRGRDDRSRGNRDRNDRN; from the coding sequence ATGATTCCAAAGACATTTAAAGAGGTTATCAATCTTGAAGATGGCAGGTCCATTTCCATTGAGACCGGGAAACTGGCAAAACAGGCCCATGGTTCTGTTGTTGTTCAAATGGGAGATGCTATGTTACTTTGTACCGTAGTTTCTAACTACAACAAAAGCACCGCAGATTTCTTCCCGTTAACCGTAGATTACAGAGAGAAATTTGCAGCCGCAGGTAGATATCCCGGCGGTTTCTTTAAAAGAGAAGCACGCCCAAGTGATGGGGAAGTTCTTGTGATGAGAATTGTAGACCGCGTTTTGCGCCCTCTTTTCCCTTCAGATTACCGCTACGAAACCCAGGTGATGATTCAGCTGATGTCTCACGACGAAGAAGTAATGCCCGATGCCCTTGCCGGACTGGCAGCTTCGGCAGCGCTTCAGCTTTCAGACATTCCTTTTGAAACCCCAATTTCAGAAGCCCGCGTGGGAAGGATCAACGGCGAATTCGTGATCAACCCAAGCCGAAGCCAGCTGGCAGAATCTGATATCGATATGGTAATTGGTGCCTCTGCCGATTCTGTGATGATGGTAGAAGGTGAAATGAAAGAAATAAGCGAAGAAGAAATGGCCGAAGCCATTAAATTCGCTCATGAAGCCATTAAGCAGCAAATTGAAGCCCAAAAGCGTTTGGCCGATGCCGTTGGAAGAAAGCCGGTAAGAGAATATGCCGTTGCCGAATCTGACGAAGATCTTTTCGCCAAAGTTCGCGAAGCAGCTTACCAGAAAATTTATGACATCGCTAAAGGCGCCTACAGCAAACACGAACGCAGTGATGCTTTTTCCGCAGTAAAAGACGAAGTTCTTGAAATGTTCTCTGAAGAAGAACTTGAAGAGAAGAAAGATCTTATTAAAAACTATTTCAATAAGGTAGAAAAAGAAGCCGTAAGAGAGTTAACTCTTGCTGAAGGCTTGCGTCTTGACGGCAGAAAGACAGACGAGATTCGCCCAATATGGTGCGAGATCGATTATCTTCCTTCTGTTCACGGCTCTGCCCTTTTTACCAGGGGTGAAACCCAGGCGCTGGCTACTGTGACCCTTGGTACTTCAAGAGAAGCAAACATGATAGACATGCCAACCCACCAGGGCGAGGAAACTTTCTATCTTCATTACAACTTCCCACCTTTTAGTACCGGAGAGGCTTACCCAATTCGCGGGACTTCAAGAAGGGAAATTGGTCACGGGAACCTGGCTCAAAGAGCTTTAAAAGGAATGATCCCAGAAGATTGCCCATACACCGTAAGAGTTGTTTCTGAAGTGCTGGAATCAAACGGTTCTTCTTCTATGGCCACAGTATGTGCCGGAACCATGGCAATGATGGATGCCGGAATTCAAATGAAAAAACCGGTTTCAGGTATCGCGATGGGTTTAATTTCTGACGGAGATCGCTACGCTGTACTTTCAGACATCCTGGGAGATGAAGATCACCTGGGAGATATGGACTTTAAAGTGACCGGTACTGCCGATGGTATCACTGCCTGCCAGATGGATATTAAAGTAAAAGGACTTTCATACGAGATCCTGGTAAAAGCTTTAAAACAGGCAAGGGCCGGAAGACTACACATCCTCGATAAATTAACTGATACTATTGCTGAGCCAAAACCAAGCGTGAAAGCCCATGCTCCAAAAATGGAGAAAGTGGAGATTCCTGGTGAATTTATTGGTGCTGTGATTGGGCCTGGTGGAAAAGTGATCCAGGAAATGCAGAAGGAAACCGGAACCACCATTGTCATCGAAGAAGTTGAAGAAATGGGAATTATCGAGATCCTTGGCGTGAACCAGGAAATGATAGACGAAGTTAAAAAACGCATCAAAGCCATTACCTTTAAACCCGAAGTTGGCAAGGTATACGAGGTGAAAGTGGTGAAAATGCTCGATTTTGGCGCTGTAGTAGAATACAAGGAAGCTAAAGGAAATGAAGTACTGCTTCACGTTTCTGAACTTGCCTGGGAGCGTACCGAAAACGTGAGCGACGTGGTGAACATGGGTGATGAGTTTGAAGTAAAATACCTCGGAATTGATCCAAAAACCAGGAAGCCAAAGGTTTCAAGAAAGGCTATTTTGCCTAAACCAGAAGGATTCCAGTCCAGACCTCCAAGAGACCGCGACAACAACCGCGACGGCGGGAGACGCGACAACCGTGACAACAGGGGTCGTGATGACCGCTCAAGGGGAAACAGAGATCGTAACGACAGGAACTAA
- a CDS encoding YpdA family putative bacillithiol disulfide reductase: MSTPNSENIFDVIIVGGGPIGIACALEAKKNGLSYLILEKGTLVNSLYNYPSNMTFFSTSEKLELDEIPFISTNPKPHKQEALEYYRRIVTSNHIKINLFERVEKIEPEDKLHKVNTTKATYTSKNVIIATGFYDIPNYLNIPGEDLPKVAHYYADPHFYATQKTIVVGASNSAVDAALEIYRKGGDVTMVVRGPAIGERVKYWVKPDIDNRIDEGSIKAVFNAEIKEIKETEVIITSKDGEQVLENDWVLLLTGYRPNFEFLKNIGINLSQDGKKIPQYDPETMQSNVKGIYLAGVICGGTETHKWFIENSRVHAKMIMQNIVGN, translated from the coding sequence TTGTCAACTCCTAATTCAGAAAACATATTTGATGTCATTATTGTTGGCGGAGGCCCAATTGGAATAGCCTGTGCCCTAGAGGCAAAAAAGAACGGCCTCTCCTATCTCATTTTAGAGAAGGGAACGCTGGTAAATTCGCTGTACAATTACCCCTCCAATATGACCTTTTTTTCAACTTCCGAAAAGCTGGAGCTGGACGAAATCCCTTTTATAAGCACCAATCCAAAGCCTCACAAACAGGAAGCTCTCGAATACTACAGAAGAATTGTTACCTCAAACCATATTAAAATTAACCTTTTTGAGAGGGTAGAAAAAATAGAACCTGAAGATAAGCTGCATAAAGTAAACACCACTAAAGCCACTTATACTTCCAAAAATGTCATTATTGCCACAGGTTTTTACGACATCCCAAATTACCTGAATATTCCCGGGGAAGATCTTCCAAAAGTGGCTCATTACTATGCCGATCCTCACTTTTATGCCACTCAAAAGACTATAGTGGTAGGCGCAAGCAATTCGGCTGTTGATGCCGCCCTGGAGATCTACCGTAAAGGTGGGGATGTCACAATGGTGGTTAGAGGCCCTGCCATTGGGGAACGTGTAAAATACTGGGTAAAACCCGATATTGACAACAGGATTGATGAAGGCAGCATAAAAGCCGTTTTTAATGCTGAAATCAAAGAGATTAAAGAAACTGAAGTAATTATTACTTCAAAAGATGGGGAACAGGTACTGGAAAATGATTGGGTACTCCTGCTAACCGGCTACAGGCCTAACTTTGAATTTCTGAAAAACATCGGGATAAACCTTTCACAGGACGGTAAAAAAATCCCGCAGTACGATCCTGAAACCATGCAATCTAATGTTAAAGGAATATACCTCGCCGGAGTAATTTGTGGCGGCACCGAAACCCATAAGTGGTTTATAGAAAATTCGAGGGTTCACGCCAAAATGATCATGCAAAATATTGTCGGGAATTAG
- a CDS encoding BLUF domain-containing protein, translated as MMKYAICYVSTAAPEISDSEIEDILKLSSSNNNDDQITGILLFSNGNFFQVLEGDKKTVTILFEKIKEDGRHQNLIPIFKKEIENSKFSRYEEEFLSLDATYDGEKMAYYSSYVEKLDPSIQSPVRYVLKNFS; from the coding sequence ATGATGAAGTACGCAATTTGCTATGTAAGTACAGCTGCCCCGGAAATTTCAGATTCAGAAATTGAAGATATCCTAAAACTCAGCTCCAGCAATAACAACGATGACCAGATTACCGGAATCCTCCTTTTTTCAAACGGAAATTTCTTCCAGGTACTCGAAGGGGATAAAAAAACCGTCACCATACTTTTTGAGAAGATCAAAGAGGACGGGAGACATCAAAACCTCATCCCCATTTTTAAAAAAGAAATTGAAAATTCTAAATTCAGCAGGTACGAAGAAGAATTTTTGAGCCTTGATGCCACTTATGATGGCGAGAAAATGGCTTATTATTCTTCATATGTGGAAAAACTGGATCCCTCAATCCAGAGTCCGGTTAGGTATGTGCTAAAGAATTTTTCCTAA